A genomic window from Chlorobium phaeobacteroides DSM 266 includes:
- a CDS encoding ATP-dependent Clp protease adaptor ClpS, giving the protein MIFSVSTSLSATRPTPETRQTEQSSGPDLLDAYRVVLYNDEEHTFDEVISQIIKAVQCNRQKAERCTWEVHTKGRSVVFVGMIDRCIKVSAVLEEIALKTEIQTD; this is encoded by the coding sequence ATGATCTTCTCCGTTTCAACCAGTTTATCGGCAACCCGACCGACACCTGAAACCAGGCAAACGGAACAGAGCTCAGGCCCCGATCTTCTCGACGCCTATCGTGTCGTGCTCTATAATGATGAAGAACACACTTTCGACGAGGTCATAAGTCAGATCATCAAGGCGGTGCAGTGCAATCGCCAGAAAGCAGAACGATGTACCTGGGAAGTTCATACCAAAGGGCGCAGCGTCGTGTTTGTCGGTATGATTGACCGATGCATCAAGGTCAGCGCGGTTCTTGAGGAAATCGCCCTGAAAACCGAAATCCAGACGGACTGA
- a CDS encoding 2,3,4,5-tetrahydropyridine-2,6-dicarboxylate N-succinyltransferase, whose protein sequence is MTSYASLKEEISGLAPLSAVQLADYPDARRVFDDFKKLLNAGTVRAAEKKEGEWQVNLWVKEGILLGMRLGRLVESHLVFPETGGGFDFFDKDTYPLRRMTLEDRVRIVPGGSAVRDGSYLAPSVVMMPPAYVNVGAYVDEGTMIDSHALVGSCAQVGKNVHLSAGVQVGGVLEPVGAVPVIIEDDVMVGGNCGIYEGTIVKERAVIGTGVILNGSTPVYDLALETVYRKTSGHPLVIPAGAVVVAGSRRMKGDFALEHGLSLYTPVIIKYRDEKTDSATALEQALR, encoded by the coding sequence ATGACAAGCTATGCTTCATTGAAAGAGGAAATATCGGGTCTGGCTCCCCTCAGTGCCGTTCAGCTTGCTGACTATCCCGATGCCCGCAGGGTATTCGATGATTTCAAAAAGCTGCTTAATGCCGGAACAGTACGGGCAGCAGAAAAAAAAGAGGGAGAGTGGCAGGTCAATTTGTGGGTCAAGGAGGGTATTCTGCTTGGCATGCGTCTTGGCAGACTTGTCGAAAGCCATCTTGTTTTTCCTGAAACCGGAGGCGGCTTTGATTTTTTTGATAAGGATACCTATCCGCTCAGGCGGATGACGCTTGAAGATCGGGTGCGTATCGTTCCTGGCGGATCTGCTGTCAGGGATGGTTCTTATCTGGCTCCTTCCGTGGTTATGATGCCGCCGGCCTATGTCAATGTCGGCGCGTATGTTGACGAGGGTACGATGATCGATTCCCACGCTCTTGTCGGGAGCTGCGCTCAGGTAGGCAAAAATGTCCATCTGTCCGCCGGGGTTCAGGTGGGAGGCGTGCTCGAGCCGGTGGGCGCCGTTCCGGTTATTATCGAAGACGACGTTATGGTCGGCGGTAATTGCGGGATTTATGAGGGCACCATTGTCAAAGAACGTGCCGTTATCGGTACCGGCGTTATCCTGAACGGATCTACGCCCGTGTATGATCTTGCTTTGGAAACCGTCTATCGAAAAACTTCCGGGCATCCGCTTGTTATTCCTGCCGGCGCTGTTGTCGTTGCGGGTTCCCGTCGGATGAAAGGCGACTTTGCTCTTGAGCACGGGCTGTCGCTCTATACTCCGGTTATTATCAAGTATCGTGATGAAAAAACCGACAGCGCTACTGCCCTTGAACAAGCTCTGAGATAA
- a CDS encoding DUF3593 domain-containing protein → MTESPTFIGSIGLLSLPNWIIHLSSTLEWGIAALMMFRYGMITGRKDIRMFGISMLPHWVGSFFIIAYHLTGDSIPLLLDLSETVNLFGSAALLYAVLTLLKKTSNPTPTGYATCLATIMIAGKPQSYLGEDIFDAILQVSSIVYITFLVLLIVVRKRDPEVFSPLTVAGFWFVLVFISFTVFSIYLATEVRGNLSLSHDDLLHGLAESLLTLSNLMIVIGIHRQTVWYEKLAKKAESA, encoded by the coding sequence ATGACGGAGTCCCCGACATTCATCGGCAGCATCGGCCTGCTCTCGCTGCCAAACTGGATCATTCATCTCTCTTCGACTCTCGAATGGGGTATAGCGGCCCTTATGATGTTTCGCTACGGCATGATCACCGGAAGAAAAGATATCCGAATGTTTGGCATATCAATGCTTCCTCATTGGGTCGGCAGTTTTTTTATCATCGCCTATCACCTTACCGGCGACTCCATTCCGCTGCTCCTCGATCTATCGGAAACCGTCAATCTCTTTGGCAGCGCAGCTCTGCTCTATGCGGTTCTGACGTTACTGAAAAAAACCTCGAACCCGACACCGACAGGTTATGCGACCTGCCTTGCAACAATCATGATCGCGGGAAAACCGCAGTCTTATCTGGGAGAAGACATCTTTGACGCTATTCTTCAGGTTTCAAGTATTGTCTACATAACCTTTCTTGTCCTCCTGATCGTTGTGCGAAAACGGGATCCGGAGGTATTTTCACCCCTTACCGTGGCGGGATTCTGGTTCGTGCTGGTTTTTATTTCATTTACGGTATTCTCCATATACCTTGCAACGGAGGTACGCGGCAATCTGTCGCTTTCACATGACGACCTTCTGCACGGCCTGGCTGAAAGCCTGCTGACGCTCAGCAACCTCATGATCGTTATCGGTATTCACCGACAGACGGTATGGTACGAAAAACTGGCGAAAAAAGCGGAATCAGCGTGA
- a CDS encoding glycine--tRNA ligase, whose amino-acid sequence MSNTDSKRVQNVNLPPEKVMHKLVSLAKRRGFIFPSSEIYEGLSSCFDYGPLGSEMKKNIKDLWWNAMTRRHQNIVGIDASIMMNPRVWEASGHVASFNDPMIDDKATKRRYRADHLIENHIEKLRRDGKDDTALKVQTAYEQASTAADLNRALYDIIIAEGIKAQDTGSGEWTEVRQFNLMFQCGMGALADKASIVYLRPETAQGIFVNFHNVRESSRMKVPFGIAQIGKAFRNEIVKGNFIFRMVEFEQMEMQYFVKPGTQAEAFEAWREERFNWYTSALGINRDKLHWYKHDKLAHYADLAYDIKFEFPFGIEEIEGIHSRTDFDLKQHQEYSGKNMEYIDQLTNERYIPYVVETSAGCDRLFLALLSDAYSEDVVDGEPRISLRFSPKVAPVKAAVLPLLKKGEMAEKAARIADDLRQLYMIQQDDAGSIGKRYRRQDEIGTPFCLTIDHETLENDTLTIRHRDTASQERISASSIREFLAAGMV is encoded by the coding sequence ATGAGCAATACTGATTCGAAACGGGTGCAGAACGTCAATCTGCCGCCCGAAAAGGTTATGCATAAACTGGTTTCGCTTGCCAAGAGACGCGGGTTTATTTTCCCGTCATCCGAAATCTATGAAGGCCTCTCTTCGTGCTTTGACTATGGGCCCCTGGGCAGCGAGATGAAAAAAAACATCAAAGATCTCTGGTGGAACGCAATGACCCGACGTCACCAGAACATCGTCGGCATTGATGCCTCGATCATGATGAATCCAAGGGTCTGGGAAGCCTCGGGTCATGTGGCAAGCTTCAACGATCCGATGATCGATGACAAAGCGACCAAACGGCGTTATCGTGCCGACCATCTGATCGAGAATCATATCGAAAAATTACGTCGCGACGGAAAGGATGATACGGCATTAAAGGTTCAGACTGCCTATGAACAGGCCTCCACGGCAGCGGATCTGAACAGGGCGCTCTACGATATCATCATAGCCGAAGGAATCAAAGCCCAGGACACAGGATCAGGGGAGTGGACGGAGGTTCGTCAGTTCAACTTGATGTTCCAGTGCGGCATGGGTGCGCTTGCCGATAAAGCAAGCATTGTTTATCTCCGCCCCGAAACCGCTCAGGGTATTTTTGTTAACTTTCATAACGTACGCGAATCGTCGCGCATGAAGGTGCCGTTCGGCATTGCGCAGATCGGCAAAGCGTTTCGCAACGAGATTGTCAAGGGAAATTTCATCTTCCGTATGGTGGAGTTCGAGCAGATGGAGATGCAATATTTCGTTAAACCCGGCACCCAGGCCGAAGCTTTCGAAGCATGGAGAGAGGAGCGTTTCAACTGGTACACCAGCGCACTTGGCATCAACAGGGATAAATTGCACTGGTACAAGCATGACAAGCTCGCTCACTATGCCGATCTTGCCTACGACATCAAGTTCGAGTTTCCATTCGGGATAGAGGAGATCGAGGGAATTCATTCAAGAACCGATTTCGATCTCAAACAGCATCAGGAATACTCCGGTAAAAACATGGAGTATATCGACCAGCTCACCAACGAGCGCTACATCCCTTACGTTGTCGAAACCTCAGCCGGCTGCGACAGGCTCTTTCTTGCTCTGCTCTCTGATGCATACAGCGAAGACGTGGTAGATGGAGAACCGAGAATATCGCTCCGCTTTTCGCCTAAAGTCGCGCCCGTAAAAGCGGCGGTACTCCCGCTTCTGAAAAAGGGGGAGATGGCGGAAAAAGCGGCAAGAATTGCTGACGATCTTCGACAACTCTATATGATTCAGCAAGACGATGCGGGCTCCATAGGCAAGCGATATCGCCGTCAGGACGAGATCGGCACGCCATTCTGCCTTACTATTGACCACGAGACGCTGGAAAACGATACCCTTACGATCCGCCACAGGGATACCGCAAGTCAGGAGCGAATCAGCGCCTCATCGATCCGGGAATTCCTCGCAGCAGGGATGGTATGA
- a CDS encoding S41 family peptidase yields the protein MRQCLCRALISAGAASLLFVIVPVLGIHAAEHDKEYAETGKSIELFGHVVRELSEKYVDTVDVGKLIYIGIDGVLESLDPYTVFLDAGQSEELGEITSGQYAGIGLGLSKFGGAAYVTSVVEGYPAWKAGIRTGDRIMAINGVSLSKSNIDNLREMIKGPAGGSLTVKIEREKSGRPPAPETVTLVRQAVHLNTVSFAGIVDGVAYIVMDSFSAKSAEELSAALQKLMKESEPEGRSLKGVVLDLRGNPGGLLTSAIDVAGLFVEKGSEVLSIRGRHPEDRQAYTTQQSPFSSTIPLVVLIDGQSASASEIVSGAIQDLDRGIIIGERSFGKGLVQSIVELPFNYSIKLTTAKYYTPSGRLIQKDLHSETELIKEGDVPPAGKEKRAKVYYTAKKRSVYGGGGILPDISVSAVMLSEYEKALVKDGLIFRFAISYHSEHAEQPTLPLDHPSLLLAFDKFLEDQKFSYTSQPEQEFEKLRTLLIKETPSDGNSEASALLGMKEEIVRRKRLELSRNREHIARLLELEILRHYSETGAKRAGLHDDPVVRTALELLSDKKRYSGILSR from the coding sequence ATGCGTCAGTGCTTATGCCGGGCGCTGATCTCGGCAGGCGCGGCCTCATTATTGTTCGTTATTGTTCCGGTTTTGGGGATTCATGCCGCCGAGCATGATAAAGAGTATGCCGAGACGGGTAAAAGTATTGAGCTTTTTGGTCATGTGGTTCGAGAGCTTTCGGAAAAATATGTCGATACGGTTGATGTCGGTAAACTGATCTATATCGGTATTGACGGGGTGCTTGAATCCCTTGATCCCTATACGGTTTTTCTCGATGCCGGACAATCCGAAGAGCTTGGCGAGATCACCAGCGGGCAGTATGCCGGTATAGGTTTAGGCCTGTCAAAGTTTGGCGGCGCAGCTTATGTAACGTCTGTCGTCGAAGGATATCCCGCATGGAAGGCCGGGATCAGAACAGGCGATCGCATCATGGCAATCAACGGCGTTTCGCTGTCGAAAAGCAATATTGATAATCTCAGGGAGATGATAAAGGGCCCTGCGGGGGGATCGCTGACCGTCAAAATCGAGCGGGAAAAGAGCGGCCGGCCGCCAGCTCCAGAGACGGTAACGCTTGTCAGGCAGGCGGTTCATCTCAACACGGTCAGTTTTGCCGGTATCGTCGATGGCGTGGCCTATATCGTTATGGACAGTTTCAGCGCCAAGTCTGCCGAGGAGCTCAGCGCTGCGCTGCAAAAACTGATGAAAGAGTCGGAACCCGAAGGTCGTTCTCTCAAGGGTGTTGTGCTTGATCTTCGGGGTAATCCCGGTGGACTGTTGACATCCGCAATAGATGTTGCCGGGCTTTTTGTCGAAAAAGGGAGTGAGGTTTTATCGATACGTGGACGGCATCCCGAAGACCGTCAGGCCTATACGACGCAGCAGAGCCCCTTTTCATCGACCATTCCTCTTGTTGTTCTGATTGACGGCCAAAGCGCATCTGCCTCGGAAATTGTTTCAGGCGCCATTCAGGATCTGGATCGGGGAATTATTATCGGGGAACGATCTTTCGGTAAGGGGCTTGTGCAATCAATTGTAGAACTGCCTTTCAATTACAGCATTAAACTGACGACGGCAAAATATTACACACCAAGCGGTCGGTTGATACAGAAAGATTTGCATTCCGAAACCGAGCTCATCAAAGAAGGGGATGTTCCTCCTGCCGGAAAGGAGAAGAGGGCAAAGGTATATTATACGGCTAAAAAACGATCGGTTTATGGTGGCGGGGGAATACTGCCGGATATAAGCGTATCGGCGGTGATGCTTTCTGAATACGAAAAGGCGCTTGTCAAAGATGGCCTGATTTTTCGTTTTGCCATATCGTATCACAGCGAACACGCCGAGCAGCCGACGCTTCCTCTTGATCATCCTTCGCTGTTGCTGGCGTTCGACAAGTTTCTTGAAGATCAGAAGTTCAGCTATACTTCGCAGCCTGAACAGGAGTTTGAAAAGCTCAGAACCCTGTTGATCAAGGAGACTCCTTCTGACGGCAATAGCGAAGCCTCTGCTCTCCTGGGAATGAAAGAAGAGATTGTCCGCCGGAAGCGGTTGGAACTCAGCAGAAACAGGGAGCATATTGCCCGTTTGCTTGAACTTGAAATTCTTCGTCACTACAGCGAAACCGGCGCTAAACGTGCCGGTCTTCATGACGATCCCGTTGTGCGGACTGCGTTGGAACTGCTCTCCGATAAAAAGAGGTATTCCGGTATTCTCTCACGCTGA
- a CDS encoding TlpA family protein disulfide reductase, with protein MNNMNRIITIVAAGFMLLLATVSTAGAAQPGTQYPVAPSFSVTGIDNRTITSQSLAGKVYIVNFFASWCPPCRAEIPAMIALQKAYKAKGFTFVGLAVNESGSTIRKFSLANGINYPVALADSKIIADYGRFIDGGIRAIPTSFIVDKSGRVVGIISGARDKAYFEAVILDLLKGTKPTK; from the coding sequence ATGAATAACATGAACAGAATTATCACTATCGTTGCGGCTGGATTCATGCTGTTATTAGCGACAGTCTCAACGGCCGGAGCTGCGCAGCCCGGCACGCAGTATCCTGTGGCGCCCTCGTTCAGCGTGACAGGCATTGATAACCGGACGATAACAAGTCAGAGCCTTGCTGGCAAAGTCTACATTGTTAATTTTTTCGCCTCATGGTGTCCGCCGTGCAGAGCTGAAATTCCTGCGATGATTGCCTTGCAGAAAGCCTATAAGGCGAAAGGCTTTACCTTTGTCGGCCTTGCCGTTAACGAAAGCGGATCGACCATCCGGAAGTTTTCCCTGGCAAATGGCATCAACTATCCTGTCGCGCTGGCGGATTCGAAAATTATTGCTGATTACGGACGGTTTATCGATGGGGGAATTCGCGCTATTCCGACCTCTTTTATCGTGGATAAGTCCGGACGTGTTGTCGGTATCATATCCGGAGCAAGAGATAAGGCCTACTTCGAAGCGGTGATTCTTGATCTGCTGAAGGGAACGAAACCCACAAAATAA
- a CDS encoding geranylgeranyl diphosphate reductase yields MRFDVAVIGGGPSGAVAAAELARAGIPTVLIERNLDHVKPCGGAIPLGLIEEFGIPGELVEKKLSHMRARSPKGRIIEMNMPNGYVGMVRREKFDRYLRSEAERAGAVIVEGLVNTIRRSSFGFTISTLNDKVPPIEAHYIIGADGANSKTADELRFPPNELKVIAMQQRFKYTPELEQFRDIVEIWFDGEVSPDFYGWIFPKADHLAIGTGTEDRRHSIKELQKRFIEKIGITEAPYLDEAAKIPMKPRKSFTAEGAILVGDAAGLVTPANGEGIFFAMRSGKLAAQAMIGHLKHAEPLENYETGFRKLYAPIFFGLEVLQYVYYRNDRLRESFVAICADDDVQQITFDSYLYKKMVPAPWSTQMKIFSKNIYHLVKGS; encoded by the coding sequence ATGCGCTTTGATGTTGCGGTAATAGGTGGAGGGCCTTCAGGTGCTGTCGCGGCCGCGGAACTTGCCCGTGCCGGCATACCGACGGTATTGATAGAACGAAATCTTGATCATGTCAAACCCTGCGGCGGAGCTATTCCTCTGGGACTCATTGAAGAGTTCGGAATTCCCGGAGAGCTGGTTGAAAAAAAGCTCTCCCATATGCGGGCCCGCTCACCGAAAGGGAGAATAATTGAGATGAACATGCCCAACGGGTATGTAGGGATGGTACGCAGGGAAAAGTTCGACCGCTACCTTCGCTCTGAAGCTGAACGTGCAGGAGCGGTTATCGTCGAAGGGCTGGTAAACACCATCCGGCGCTCCTCCTTCGGCTTTACCATAAGCACCCTTAACGACAAGGTTCCGCCAATTGAGGCTCACTATATTATAGGAGCCGACGGGGCCAACTCCAAAACTGCCGACGAGCTTCGATTTCCGCCCAATGAGCTCAAAGTCATTGCCATGCAGCAACGATTCAAGTATACGCCGGAGCTTGAACAGTTCAGGGATATTGTCGAAATCTGGTTTGACGGCGAGGTCTCTCCGGACTTTTACGGCTGGATTTTCCCCAAAGCCGATCACCTTGCCATCGGAACCGGAACAGAGGATCGCCGGCATAGCATCAAGGAACTTCAGAAAAGATTCATTGAAAAAATCGGAATAACTGAAGCGCCCTATCTTGATGAAGCCGCCAAAATACCGATGAAGCCGCGAAAATCTTTTACCGCAGAAGGAGCCATTCTTGTCGGGGATGCAGCCGGACTGGTAACGCCTGCTAACGGAGAGGGTATTTTCTTTGCCATGCGCTCGGGAAAACTCGCAGCGCAAGCCATGATTGGCCATCTGAAACATGCCGAGCCGCTTGAAAACTATGAAACCGGTTTCCGGAAGCTCTACGCCCCGATCTTTTTCGGACTTGAAGTGCTGCAATACGTCTATTACCGAAATGACCGGCTCCGGGAGAGCTTCGTTGCGATATGCGCTGACGACGATGTCCAGCAGATCACCTTCGATTCGTACCTGTACAAAAAAATGGTTCCCGCTCCATGGAGTACGCAGATGAAAATCTTTTCAAAAAACATCTACCATCTCGTCAAGGGAAGCTGA
- the atpC gene encoding ATP synthase F1 subunit epsilon, translating to MASSEKGFDIEIVTPQQQYFSGEIQSIIAPGRDGLFQVLKSHAPLLSALKNGTVRLTLANKSEKTFTISDGFFEVSNNKAILLTEEIS from the coding sequence ATGGCAAGTTCAGAAAAAGGGTTTGATATAGAGATCGTTACGCCTCAGCAGCAGTATTTTTCAGGCGAGATCCAGAGCATCATTGCTCCGGGTCGGGATGGGCTTTTTCAGGTGCTTAAAAGTCATGCGCCGCTCTTGTCCGCACTGAAAAACGGCACTGTCAGGCTAACGCTTGCCAATAAAAGCGAAAAAACGTTTACGATCTCCGACGGTTTTTTTGAGGTAAGCAACAATAAGGCCATACTGCTTACCGAAGAGATCTCCTGA
- a CDS encoding S66 peptidase family protein — protein MPRHFFACMKTLLPKALRKGDTIGLISPSSHSAFPERIARAILYLEERSFKVKPSTYLNCIDVNPAIADQQKLSDLHAMFEDTEVDAVICLRGGAGATRLLKNIDYALIEANPKILIGYSDITALSLAILAYTGLVSFSGPMIATELYEPTPYTEEHFWGMLTDPRYALSLKNHSQHRVTCLKPGDASGNLIGGNLSVLCSLIGTPYLPILDDAILFLEDVNEPAYRIDRMLSHLLNAGLLSRCRAILFGQFTGTPEKAGEDTRLEHIFDYYATQAHIEGPVMTGLSYGHIADLMTLPLGAPFQVTVRPRYFSLEARYPVIHA, from the coding sequence ATGCCTCGGCATTTTTTTGCCTGTATGAAAACCCTTCTGCCAAAAGCACTCCGCAAGGGAGACACCATAGGCCTGATCTCCCCATCATCGCACTCGGCTTTTCCTGAAAGAATCGCACGGGCAATCCTGTATCTCGAAGAACGATCCTTCAAGGTAAAGCCCTCAACGTACCTCAACTGCATTGACGTCAACCCGGCCATTGCCGACCAGCAGAAACTCAGCGACCTTCACGCCATGTTCGAAGATACCGAAGTCGATGCGGTTATCTGTCTGAGGGGAGGGGCTGGCGCCACCCGGCTGCTGAAGAATATCGATTATGCCCTCATCGAAGCAAATCCGAAAATCCTTATCGGTTATTCTGATATCACAGCGCTCTCCCTTGCCATTTTAGCGTATACAGGGCTGGTCAGTTTCTCCGGCCCGATGATCGCCACAGAACTGTATGAACCGACGCCATATACCGAAGAGCACTTCTGGGGCATGCTCACAGACCCTCGATATGCGCTTTCGCTCAAAAACCATAGCCAGCACAGGGTGACCTGTCTCAAGCCGGGAGATGCTTCAGGAAACCTTATCGGCGGAAACCTCTCCGTTCTCTGCTCGCTGATCGGCACCCCCTATCTCCCCATCCTTGACGATGCGATCCTTTTCCTCGAAGATGTCAATGAACCGGCTTATCGGATAGACCGTATGCTCTCGCATCTCCTTAATGCGGGCCTGCTCTCCCGATGCAGGGCGATTCTGTTCGGTCAGTTTACCGGCACCCCGGAAAAAGCAGGAGAAGATACCCGGCTCGAACATATTTTTGACTACTACGCCACGCAAGCTCACATAGAAGGTCCGGTCATGACAGGACTCTCTTACGGTCACATAGCCGATCTCATGACGCTCCCCCTTGGAGCTCCGTTCCAGGTAACCGTACGACCCCGATATTTTTCCCTTGAGGCGCGTTATCCGGTGATTCATGCATAA
- the atpD gene encoding F0F1 ATP synthase subunit beta, whose protein sequence is MQEGKISQIIGPVVDVDFPEGQLPSILDALTITRPDGTKLVLETQQHLGEERVRTVAMESTDGLIRGLSVTNTERPIQVPVGPEVLGRMLNVVGDPIDGRGSVHTSKTYSIHRSAPKFDELSTKTEMFETGIKVIDLLEPYSRGGKTGLFGGAGVGKTVLIMELINNIAKQQSGYSVFAGVGERTREGNDLWHEMMESGVIDKTALVFGQMNEPPGARARVALTGLSIAEYFRDEENRDVLLFIDNIFRFTQAGSEVSALLGRMPSAVGYQPTLATEMGELQDRIVSTKKGSVTSVQAIYVPADDLTDPAPATAFAHLDATTVLSRSIAELGIYPAVDPLDSTSRILDPNIVGDDHYDTAQAVKQILQRYKDLQDIIAILGMDELSDEDKLVVSRARKVQRFLSQPFFVAEAFTGLAGKYVKLDETIKGFKEIIAGKHDNLPESAFYLVGTIEEAVQKAKTL, encoded by the coding sequence ATGCAAGAAGGCAAGATTTCCCAGATCATCGGCCCTGTTGTGGATGTCGATTTTCCTGAAGGACAGCTCCCGTCGATTTTAGATGCATTGACCATTACACGGCCAGATGGAACAAAACTTGTTCTTGAAACCCAGCAGCATCTTGGGGAAGAGCGTGTCCGTACTGTTGCAATGGAAAGCACCGACGGCCTGATCAGAGGGCTTAGCGTCACCAACACCGAAAGACCTATCCAGGTGCCTGTTGGCCCCGAAGTGCTGGGAAGAATGCTTAATGTCGTCGGCGATCCGATCGACGGAAGAGGCTCGGTTCATACAAGCAAAACCTATTCGATTCACCGTTCAGCGCCGAAATTTGATGAGCTTTCAACCAAAACCGAGATGTTCGAAACCGGCATCAAGGTTATCGATCTTCTCGAACCGTACTCAAGGGGCGGAAAAACCGGCCTTTTCGGTGGTGCGGGCGTAGGAAAAACCGTGCTCATCATGGAGCTGATCAACAACATCGCAAAGCAGCAGTCCGGCTACAGTGTGTTTGCGGGAGTAGGCGAGCGTACCCGTGAGGGAAATGACCTCTGGCACGAAATGATGGAGTCCGGAGTTATCGACAAAACCGCGCTGGTTTTCGGTCAGATGAACGAGCCTCCTGGCGCACGCGCAAGAGTCGCGCTTACAGGACTCAGTATTGCAGAGTATTTCCGCGATGAGGAAAACCGCGACGTGTTGCTCTTCATCGACAACATTTTCCGTTTTACACAGGCAGGCTCGGAAGTATCCGCGCTCCTCGGACGTATGCCGAGCGCCGTAGGTTACCAGCCAACCCTCGCAACAGAGATGGGCGAACTTCAGGATCGAATCGTTTCGACAAAAAAAGGTTCGGTTACATCGGTACAGGCAATCTATGTGCCTGCGGATGATCTTACCGATCCGGCTCCGGCCACCGCATTCGCTCACCTTGATGCAACAACCGTTCTGTCCCGATCAATTGCCGAGCTTGGTATCTATCCGGCGGTCGATCCGCTTGACTCAACTTCCCGTATTCTTGATCCGAACATTGTCGGCGATGATCACTACGACACAGCCCAGGCGGTCAAACAGATCCTTCAGCGATACAAGGATCTTCAGGATATTATCGCTATTCTCGGTATGGACGAATTAAGCGACGAAGACAAGCTTGTTGTTTCAAGGGCAAGAAAAGTCCAGAGGTTCCTGTCGCAGCCGTTCTTCGTTGCCGAAGCGTTTACCGGTCTTGCCGGCAAATATGTCAAGCTTGACGAGACCATCAAAGGCTTCAAGGAGATCATTGCCGGAAAGCATGACAATCTTCCTGAAAGCGCTTTCTATCTTGTCGGGACCATTGAAGAGGCTGTTCAGAAAGCAAAAACCCTGTAA